The following are from one region of the Clostridia bacterium genome:
- a CDS encoding DNA starvation/stationary phase protection protein, whose translation MNYLDLLQKYLANLGVMVVKLHNLHWNVTGNRFMRIHTFTEELYNQAFEDFDEVAELLKTKEILPLSTLKEYLSEASIEEITARDFSSRESLEILKKDLEIMRQLGTDIRNQADEAGDFEVVALFEDYVAFFSKNIWFTQAMLG comes from the coding sequence ATGAACTATTTAGATTTACTTCAAAAGTATTTAGCCAATCTGGGGGTTATGGTTGTCAAACTACATAACCTGCATTGGAATGTAACTGGAAACCGTTTTATGAGAATCCACACTTTTACCGAGGAACTCTATAATCAAGCCTTTGAAGATTTTGATGAAGTAGCGGAATTACTAAAAACTAAAGAAATACTGCCCCTGTCTACCCTAAAAGAGTATCTCAGCGAAGCTTCCATAGAAGAAATCACCGCCCGTGATTTTTCCAGCAGAGAATCCTTGGAAATTCTAAAAAAGGACCTAGAAATAATGCGTCAACTAGGTACCGACATTCGAAATCAAGCCGACGAAGCAGGAGATTTCGAAGTAGTAGCTCTTTTTGAAGACTATGTAGCCTTTTTTAGCAAAAACATTTGGTTTACACAAGCTATGCTTGGTTAA